The following is a genomic window from Candidatus Zixiibacteriota bacterium.
TTTCTGTGGCGACTGGTTGTACACAGATTAGATGACCGTAGGGAAGGGATTCCCGACGGCGCGGGATACAGCGCAAAGCGCTGTCATGCCGTTGAAAAACGGCATCTAGTAAGTAGCAGGATCATTGTCGAAACCACGCTCTGCGCTATGCGCCGAGCTCAGGGGTTTCAACCTACAAGCAGTAAACCGCGATCAGAGATCGCGGCCACGCAATTAAGCACCAGGGAAAACTCCGTGTGGATCGAGATTCGATTTCAGGTTGCGTTCGACATGTGAGAGAGAAGCATCCAGCGCGCCCCAGTGAGGTCTAATGATCGTAGGGCAGGATTCCCCGAAGCCTGCCATGGTGATACAGTTGGCCGGTGCGTTTTGTGATAAGCGGAGTGTTATCGATGTGATGAATCCGAATTGCCCTCTGCTGCCGACAAGCAATTTCGGCACATCATACCCTGCTACAGATTTCAATGTCACCGCGCCGACTCTGATCAACTTGCCGTACGGCGTCACAAATGCAAGCGATGGCACAGAGCGCTTGATCGGAACGGTCTCACCATCAAACTGTGCGGACAGACCGACTGCAACCGCGCCGCCAACAGTGCCGTCGTAATCGAGATTGCCGAACACAAACGAAAGCAGATTGTCTGTGACATGAGAATTCACATCGCGGAGTCTCATCACCGCACCGACTGTGATGTACAAATCATCCGGCGAGTAATCTATCAAGCTGTTGAGATGTTCTGACGAGGCTATCACGATGCTGTCATCGAAGTCACCAGCCTCGATATGTGACATCGATCCTGCGGGACATATCTTGAATTGATGCGCAATCGCCAACTCCACAAGCTTGACAATATGCTGCTCGTTATCTGGAGTGAATCGAATCGCACTGCCGTGTGCAGCTATCTCGTCATTGGGGAAGTGCTCTGAAAGGATTGATCTGATTCGGCTCATTTTGAATTGAGCGATTGTTCGTAAACGCGGTACGTCTTGTAGACTTTGCCGCCGAGCATCTTCGCGGCGCGATTCATGAGAACGTTGTCTTCGAGAATCCAGGACATCTCTCCCCAGCGATAGCCTTTGCCGACGCCGCGCTTGTATGTTTCGACGTAGAAGACTGCATCGATGCCCCGTTTCTGATAGGCGTGCTCGACACCGAGTGTGATGATTCGCACCGAGTCGATTTTATGCTTCACCTTTGTGTGCCATAGCAGTTTGAATATGCCGAGAGGGAAGAGCCGCCCGTTGGCGTACGGAAGAACCTGGTAGACATTCGGAAGGGTAAGAGAAAATCCTATCGGATTGCCATCGACCTCTGCGATCAGCACAAGGTCAGGATCGATGATCTGCTTCATGTCTTTCGCGATGTGAATGAACTCGTCGTCCGGCACCGGAATGAATCCCCAGTTCTTGCTCCAGGCAGAATTGTATATCTGGTTGATAACTCTCAGTTCCTGGTCGAACTTCTTCATGTTCACCGTGCGGATGGTGACATTCTCTTTCACTCTGATCTTCTCAGCAATCCGTACTAACCGCTCAGGAGGAGCATCCTCGTGAGTCATGTGATATGCGAGAAGGTCCTTGATCTTCGCGAATCCGAACTTCTCGTAGAAATCCGGGTAGTAGGGCGGGTTGTATGTCATGTTGACAACCGGAGGAAGATCGAAAGCATCGATTAGCGCACCAACCT
Proteins encoded in this region:
- a CDS encoding FAD-binding oxidoreductase: MSRIRSILSEHFPNDEIAAHGSAIRFTPDNEQHIVKLVELAIAHQFKICPAGSMSHIEAGDFDDSIVIASSEHLNSLIDYSPDDLYITVGAVMRLRDVNSHVTDNLLSFVFGNLDYDGTVGGAVAVGLSAQFDGETVPIKRSVPSLAFVTPYGKLIRVGAVTLKSVAGYDVPKLLVGSRGQFGFITSITLRLSQNAPANCITMAGFGESCPTIIRPHWGALDASLSHVERNLKSNLDPHGVFPGA
- a CDS encoding N-acetyltransferase codes for the protein WVPPLISAQRDMLNPKKNPFFRYASVKTYIARHGGENVGRIAAIVNRNHNEFHEEKVGFFGFFESINDYSVARKLLKTAMIYLKSEGMEKMRGPVNLSTNYEVGALIDAFDLPPVVNMTYNPPYYPDFYEKFGFAKIKDLLAYHMTHEDAPPERLVRIAEKIRVKENVTIRTVNMKKFDQELRVINQIYNSAWSKNWGFIPVPDDEFIHIAKDMKQIIDPDLVLIAEVDGNPIGFSLTLPNVYQVLPYANGRLFPLGIFKLLWHTKVKHKIDSVRIITLGVEHAYQKRGIDAVFYVETYKRGVGKGYRWGEMSWILEDNVLMNRAAKMLGGKVYKTYRVYEQSLNSK